One genomic window of Notamacropus eugenii isolate mMacEug1 chromosome 6, mMacEug1.pri_v2, whole genome shotgun sequence includes the following:
- the LOC140512242 gene encoding dynein light chain 1, cytoplasmic-like has protein sequence MWDRKVVIKNAGMLEKIKQDSVKCATQALKKYNIEKDIAAHIKKEFAKMYYTWDCIGGEDLTHDTKYFIYFNLDQVSMLLFKSGWRA, from the coding sequence ATGTGGGACCGCAAGGTCGTGATCAAAAATGCGGGCATGTTGGAGAAGATAAAGCAGGACTCCGTGAAGTGTGCCACCCAGGCCCTGAAGAAGTATAACATAGAGAAGGACATAGCAGCCCATATCAAGAAGGAGTTTGCCAAGATGTACTACACTTGGGACTGCATTGGTGGGGAGGACCTAACACACGATACAAAGTATTTCATCTACTTCAACCTGGACCAGGTCTCCATGCTCCTCTTCAAGTCTGGTTGGAGAGCATGA